GTCTCTTGCGTCTTAATCTGCTAAATCCGCTTAGGATATGTTTTGATGAAATCGCCTAAGATGAAAGCATCCCGATAGAACTTGTCGGGATACGATTGCCAATACATATAGTATTTTGTTAATATAATATTCAGTCTTTTTTACGTTTATGTCAAGAAAAAAGTAAACGTTTCTTGAATATAATTTCATATTTTACAATGAAAAGTAGCCGAATTTATCAAAAGTGTTATAGTTTTATATCTAAAAAATCCGCCTTAGCGCTTTTACTCAATAAAATCATCAAACAATGATTTTTTTACTTGACCATCGACTCATTTTGATGTTTTGATAATTATCACTTGCAATTATTCCTATAGAATTCTATCGTTTGTTCTCAAATTCCGTTGCCGCACCCTGTGAAAATTTAACTTGACTCAATCAGTGAAACTATGAGATGTATCGCAGTGGGCAATAAAAAAGGCGGCGTGGGAAAATCGACCATCGCCGTCCATTTAGGGTGCGAATTCGCATCCCGCAATCGTTCGGTTACGCTCTATGACGCCGACGAACAAGGCACCTCGTCCAATTGGTGTGCGCGGGGCAATCTAGCCATCCAGTGCAAAACCGTCCCCATCGAACATCCTGACCAAGCGAAACAGTTTATCCACCAAATCAAATCCGATCAATCGGACATCGTCATAATTGACCTGCCGCCCCACACCCGCGAAGCCACCGAAGCGGCCATCGCCGTCTGCGACCTGATCCTCATCCCGGTTACGCCCTCCGGCGCAGATTTCACCTCAACTGGCAAAGCCCTGGCTCTGGTTCAAGAAGGCCGAACCTACCGCAACGGCGCGCCAAAAGCCTTGCTGGTTCCCTCGCGGGTCGACCGTCGCACCGCCTTCGGCAAAGAAATTTCGGCGTCTTTGGCAGAATTCAATGAAACCGTTGGCCCCGAGATCGGCCAGCGCAGCGCCTTTATCGACAGCTTTGGCCTTGCCGATTGGGTCGGCCGTAGCGACCCGAAATCAAAAGCCTATCATGAGATTCAATTATTGACCGACAAGGTCGAGGAGATTTTGAAATGAGTAAAAGCCGCTTGAAAGATTTCAGCAACATTGCGGATGACGCTTCAACATCCAGTACGCAAGAAGAAATGGTGATTGAAGCGGAAGTCGTTTCAAAAGAGACCATCTCCACCAAAGACGACCGCGCCATGAAAATCGTAAAAAGAAACATGTATTGGTCGATGGGCGTCAGCCTGCTGCCGTTTCCGCTGATTGATCTGGTCGCAATTACCGCATTCCAAGTACGCTCCATTCAGCAGTTGTCTGATTTTTATGACATCCCCTTTTCAGATCACCGCGTCAAAAACATCATCGGCGCCCTGGTGAGCGGTTTGGGTTCAGCCTATTTGGGCGGCTTGCTTTCGCGCAGTTTTATCAAATCGCTCCCGTTTGTCGGCAACGCGGTCAGCATGGCCAGTATGCCGATTGCCACCGGGGCGATGACTTACGCCATAGGAAAAGTATTCGTCCAACACTTTGAATCCGGCGGCACCTTCTTAAACTTCGAGCCGAAAGACGTCCACCACTATTTCAAACACTATTACCAGGAAGGCCTCCAAGAAGCCGCCCAGGCAGGCCAATCCGCCTGACGCGAGATTACAATTATTCAACTAGGGGAGAGCGAACCCTGCCTGCCGCAGGCTGGCTCCTGGTGAGCCGCATTAGAACGATTGCATATTGATTCTTCGCAGCCTTGGCTCGCCACCCTGCCCAGGGGCAGAGATGATTCGTGGGGAGGGCGAACCTCCTGGTGAGCCGCATTAGAGCGATTACATATTGATTCTGCGCGGCTCGTCGGGAGACTCGCCCTCCCCACGAATGATACGAGTAGCATGAATAATCATTTACCATCAAGAAAACGGCCTGCTGACGGCAATTATTATAATTACCACAAAAGTTTGATTGTATTCATTACCATCTGCACAAAGAACCGCATTCCGTGGTTGGCAAATGAAACAGTACATCGAGATTTACTGGACATCTGGAATAGATCCACTGCATGTATTGTTGGTAAATATCTAATTATGCCTGACCATATACACCTTTTTATTTCACCAGTAATTGATGAAATTTCAGTTAAAGATTGGGTTCGGTACTGGAAATCACAATTTACAAAAAAAACAAGAACCCTGAATTCCAATGGCAATCTCATTTTTGGGATACGCGGATTAGGAATTGGAATCACTATGATGAAAAGTGGGCGTATGTCAGTGAGAACCCAGTCCGAAAAGGGTTTGTGAATTCTGCAGGCGATTGGCCTTATCAAGGTGAGATTAGCGAATTAAGCATAAACAGTTAAATAAACGCAAATAAGCATTTGAGGGGAGGGCGAACCTCCTGGTGAGCCGCATTAGAGCGTTTACATATTGATTCTGCGCGGCTCGTAGCCCCCCTTTTTAAGGGGGGGACGGCGCTGAAAGCGCAAGGGGGGATCAAACGATTGGCGTATCACATCGCAAATCTCGTCCAAAGGCTTGGGAGCCTCTCTGTGAGCGCCTGTGCAAAAGGGCCTGAAAGCCCGCACTGAAGCGAAGAGCGAGCCGCCCAAGCAGGCCACCAATATCTTGCATCTGACACGTGATTGTACATCGCGAATCTCGTCAAAAGGCTTGGGAGCCTCTCTGTGAGCGCCTGTGCAAAAGGGCCTGAAAGCCCGCACTGAAGCGAAGAGAGAGGCGCCCAAGCCTTTACGATTAGATGCAATTTTATGACGCTTCGTTCGGAACAATATAATGACGATTCGGGTATATCACACCCAATTCTCCGCCCCGCTGCCCGACGCCCAATGGCGCCGCTTGTTTGAACCGCTGCCCCCCGCCATTCAAGAGCAGATCAACCGATACAAACGCTGGCAAGACCAAACCGCCTGTCTGCTCGGTAAACGATTACTGCTTTCAGCGCTGATCGACGCGGGTTTTTCTGAGCAATGCCTGAGCGACCTTCAATACACCCAATACAACCGCCCCTATTTAGACGGGCCAGGCGATTTTAATCTGTCGCATTCCGGTGAGATTGTTGTTTGCGCAATATCTGATAGTTCCCGCCTCGGCGTTGATGTCGAATTCAACCGCTCCATCGAGTTTCAAGACTTCCAACAATATATGTCGCCCACTGAATGGCATGACATCAACGCCGCACATCAACCTCTCGAACGCTTTTACCATTATTGGACCGCCAAAGAGAGCGTCATCAAAGCTGATGGGCGCGGGTTATCCGCCCCGCTGGAGGAAGTTATCATCAAGCCGCCCCTCGCGATGTTAAGCGAAACCACTTGGCGCCTGCATCCATTGAAAATCGCGAAGGCTCATACTTGCCACCTTGCGACGGATGACTGCGACCAGCAAATCTGCTTGTTACCGCTAGATTTTAACAATATGTCATGTTAAATATGACAAGTTGAATAAAGTATCAATTTTACTTGACAACCCCGGTGTACTGGATTACTTTAGAACAGCGCTATTTAGCAGCACCTTTGAGAATCCATGCTGAAAACGACACGTTCATCAGCAGACCGCCTGCTCAAATACGTCATAGACTCATGCGAATTGAAGCAGGAAAAATGTGAAATAAAACAATTGCATAATTTCAAATCTACTTTATAATGCCTTCCACTTATAAAGTAAAATACGAAGATAAAAAGACTTACATATAAAAGAGGAGAAACAAAATGGCAGCCACTCCAGAATTACAGCCAAGCGGTCATCTCGATGAGGCCCGCAAAATCGTTCGCAAAAATATGTATTGGGCTATGGGCATCGGCGCCGTCCCTGTCCCCATCGTTGATCTCGTTGGCATCGCCGCTTTTCAGGTCAAAGCCATCAAAGAATTGTCTGACCTCTACGGCGTTACGTTTTATGAGCACAAAGTAAAGAACGTCATCGCCTCGTTGGTGTCGGGTTTCACCGCGCCGTACGTCGCAGGCTTTTTGTTTAGCAGCGTCGTCAAGTTTTTACCGGGCCTGGGAACAATCATGGGCTACGCGTCTGTTCCCGTCGCCGCAGGCGCCGTGACCTACGCAATGGGCAAAGTCTTCGTTCAACACTTTGAAGCAGGCGGAACCTTCTTAGACCTCAACCCTGACAAAGTGCGCGAGTACTTCAACAGCCAGTTGCAAGAAGGCGCTGGCATGGCGGAAGACGCCTCCAAAGGCGCCAAAAAAACCGCCGCTGCTTCGTAAATTAATTTAGCGGGAGCGAAAAATGAGTCACTTGATTATCTATATCAGTTTTTGTTTTTTGGTCGCGTTTTTTGGAAAGAAAAAACGCTTCGGCTTCTGGGGATATCTGATCGCCTCATTGATCTTCACCCCCATCGGCGGGATCTTAATGATGATTCCATCCGAGCCGAAGATCAAAGCCAAAGTCGAAGCAGAAGCTGACGCCAGTTAGACGCGTTTCGTTTTAAATTGTAACGAAAGAGCAACGGTTGAGGTTGTAAATCCAACCGCAACTGTTGCTCTTTTTTCGTTTTGGGTTGAGTATATTGTGCAGCCGCGTGGACCAATGCGGCCCGAATCGTTCATCGCGTCAATGTTCATCGTCTTTATTCTCAACCAGTGAATTGTTTGTGTGAAATGGATTTTTTTGATTTTCTCAAAAATGAGTCAGACGCCTTCCAAACCAACCTGCTTGTGGTGTTCGCCATATCAGGGCTGATTAACTTTTTAATCATTGTGGTCATCATCGCCTCCATCAGCACCGCCGACGGCAACACTCTGCAAAACCTGATTATTTTCGCCGTTTCGATTTTCGCCTTCGTCCGCACTCAAAAATATTCGATGGACCGCTCCACCAAAATCGTCGAAGGGGTCATCACCCAGATTCGCGCGCGCCTGGTCGATAAAATTCGGCGCTCGAATTTGTCTTCATTTGAAAACATCGGCGAAAGCCGCTTGATGAACCTGCTCACCCAGGAAACCTTGACCATCTCCGGCGCCGCCCGTTTGTTTTCGCGCTTGTGTTCAACCGCAACGCTGCTCATCGTCGGCTTTTTATTCATCGCTTACATTTCGCTGACCGCGCTGTTAATCACGCTGGGGCTGATCTTTTTTGGCGTCCTGGCTTACCGCGACAAAAAAAACAGCCATGAAAAAGATTTAAAAGAAGCAAGCGACAAAGAAAATTTATATTTTGAAAAAGTCAACCATTTGCTCGACGGTTTCAAAGAAGTCAAAGTGAATGACGACCGCAATGACGATTTATTCACCAATTACATTTGCAAGATCGGCGAAGAGACCGAAGCCCTCAAGGTTCGTTCGTCCGAACAACAAACCAAGACCATCATTTTCGCCCAAGTGTTTTGTTACTTATTAATGGGCTTCATGATTTTTGTTTTCCCCACCATCGTCGAAGTCGAACACTCGCAGCTGGTGCAGATCGTCTCGGTAATTTTATTTCTCACCACCGGCCCGCTGCAAGAAGCGGTCGGCGTGTTTCCCTTTGTGGAGCGCGCCAACGTCGCCGTACGCAACCTGCGCGACCTCGAGGCCGAACTCGAACACATCGAACTCGAAACCGTGCGCCCCACCGGACGCCGCAAACCCAAACCGTTTGAATCGCTGGTCTGTAAAGACGTGACGTACGAATACAACCACTCCCAATCCGAATCGCAGTTCCGCATCGGCCCGATTAATTTTGAACTCCACCGGGGCGAGATTGTGTTTATCATGGGCGGCAACGGCGCCGGAAAATCAACCTTTTTCAAAGTGCTGACCGGCTTATATTTTTGGAACCGGGGCGAGATAATGCACAACGGGCGCCGCGTCAACAAGCGCAACTTGTCCGCCTATCGCGCCTGCTTTTCGATCGTCTTTCAAGACATGCACCTGTTCGACCGCATGTACGGCGTTCGCAAGATCGACAACAACCGCGTGAACCACTTACTCGATATAATGAAACTCGACGACAAGACGTCGATTCTGGAAGACGGCTCAATCGAAAATCTGCAACTCTCAACCGGGCAGAAAAAACGCCTGGCGCTCATCATCGGCGACCTCGAAAACCGCGACATCTGCGTATTCGATGAATGGGCCGCCGACCAAGACCCGCAGTTCCGCAAATATTTTTATGAAACCTATTTGCCCGAACTCAAGAAGCGCGGAAAAACCATACTGGCAATCACACACGACGACAGGTACTATCATAAAGCCGACCGCATTTATAAAATGGAATACGGTCAACTCATTGATTATAAAGTCGAACCAAAACCGGGACAGAAAAAGCGCTAATGGAAGAAGCAACCAAACCGACCCCGAAAAAAGCAGGGCTGATCCGCCGCTTTGGCTATTGGATCGCGAGCAAACGATTTGGCATGGAGATTTTCTTATTGATCTGCGTGTTGCTGACGCTGTTTTTTGCGGACCGCATTTTCATAACCATTCAGTCGGGCGAGTTAGGCGTGCTCTACAAACGCTTCGGAGGCACCGTTGTCGACAAGCCGCCTCTGCAAGAAGGCCTGCATTTCGTTCTGCCCATCAATATCGTTTCGGTTTACGACGTTCGCGTCCAGCAGGAAGAACATGAATACCACGTCCTCAGCAAAGACGGCCTGCGCATCAGCATCAGCGTTTCGATTCGCTTTCATCCTCACCGCGACGAAAACCTGAACTTATTACACAAACAAATCGGCCCCGAATATTTGAAGAAAATCATTATTCCAGAAATCGAATCGGCGCTGCGTACCATCATCGGTAAATATGAACCGGCGGAACTGTATCAAGCCGATTACAGCCTGCTTGAATCGGCCATTAGCGAATCGTTGATGCAGCTGACCGAAAGTTTCGTTGTCCTCGACGACTTGCTCATCACTGAAATTGCGCTGCCGCCTTTGGTGCAAGACGCCATTCAAAACAAATTGATGGAACAACACAACGCCGAAAAATATAAATACTTATTGCAGCAGGCCGAAGAAGAGGCCAAGCGCAAAGTGATTCTCGCGACTGGCATCCGTGATTTTCAAGACATCGTCGGCGAAGGCATCTCCACCCAACTGCTGCAATGGCGCGGTATCGAAGCCACGCTAGAACTCGCCAAGTCGCCCAATTCAAAAATCGTCATCATCGGCAACTCGCGCGACGGGCTGCCGCTCATATTTAATGCGTCCGACGCGCCCACGTTAGAACAAAACGCGACCAACCTCGGCTCGCTTCCGTCCGCGTCTGCAGGCGCTGCAATGGACGCAACCGAAGTCGAAAAACTGACGTCCGCTTATTCCTCGGTCTTCCAAACGCCATTGAGCACATTTGAAAAAATGGGTTCGAGCGGCCTGAAATAGAAAGGAGCCGACGCTATGAATCCGCATCGCTCCAACCACCGCTACATGCGTTCCATCGCGATTGTCTGCATGGCTGTCTGCGTCGCCCTGGGGCTGTTCGCGAGCGCCCAAGCGCAAAAAAAAGTCGTGACTTTACACATCACCGCGTTTGAGGGCTACTCCAATACGATAGAGAAAACATTCAAAGCGTTAGTCAAAGAGAAATACGACGTCGATGTTAAAATTGAATTGCGCGTCGCCAACAACCCGGATGATATCTTTAACGACGCCAAATCGGGGCGGTCTGACCTACTGAGCATTTCCAGCAATCTATTTCTCAGCGACGTTTGGCCTCTCGTACATGAGAACCTCGTCCAGGCCTTGCCGACAGACCGAATCACAAACTACAACAAAATTTCTCCATTGATTTTCAAACAAAAATTCGTCAGCGTCGGCGATAAAATATATGGCATTCCCTTCGCCGCCGGTTCATACGCATTGGCCTACAACGCCGACCTGGTCGACGAGGCCCCCACCAGTTGGAACGTCTTGTGGAACGTCCGCAGCCAAAACCAATATTCTCTGACCTCCGATTATTCTGAATGCAACATCTACCTCACCGCGCTCGCGATGGGCATCGCCCCCGAAGACGTGTACGACCCTGATATTATTTTCCAGAAGGTGCCTCTCAACGAGTTTCGCTCCAAACTCAACGACCTGGCTAAAAACGCCCGGTCATTTTGGGAAAGCACCGCCAACGTCGAAGAAATGAGTACGCTGAAATTCACCACCACTTGGGGCTTTGCCGTGCAACAAGCTAACATGCAAGGCCAAAACTGGAAATTCGCCAAACCCAAAGAAGGGTTAACCGCCTACTTTGATTCATGGGCGATCTCCACCACCGTCCCCCCTGACTCCATCGAATACGACCTGTGCATCGAATGGATCAACCACTGCCATGAATCGCAAGTTCAAGTGAAAGCAGTGCGCGACTGGGGCATGACCCCTGTCATCACCGGCTTGAAAGACCAGTTCACGCCCGAAGAAATTGAATACTTCCACATTGAGAATGAAGAGTTTTGGAACGCGGTTTCATTTTGGGAAATTCTACGCCCGGTCAATTACCACACTACCAGCGCATTGTGGAAAGTCGCCATGTCGCTCAAAATGAACCCCGCGTCTAAATTTGTCTCGTTTCAAGACGAACAACAAGAGCGAATCGACTCGGGCGTGAACCGCTACATTCGCGGCAAAAAAATCGCCGCCGAAACGCGCCAAAACCGCGCCGCGCGCGCGGGCGCCAACCAGGAAATCATCACCTTCCCCAGCGACCGTCATTATGAATTAACGCTGTATTCACTCTCGAAGGGAATGACCAAAGCAGAGGTCATTCAAAAAGCCGTGGAAGAATATATCAAAAATAATCCCATCGAATAGTTCTTACTTCAATTCAAGATCAGCAACAACAAAGTCAAGAATATTTTTCTCCGCCGTGTTGATAAAAAAGTGATTGCCCTCAATCATACGCAAGTTCGTCGACTCGTTGCTCAGCTCGCTCCAGGCCGCTAAATTTTCTTTGGGGATGTCCTTGTCCTGCGTCCCGCCAAAGACGCTGAGCGGCATATCCAAGGGCGCTTCGGCTTGATGCGTATACGTTTCATAGAGCGTAAAATCCGCCCGCAATCGCGGCAACATAATGTCCATCAGTTCATCATTCGCGAGCACTTCCTCGGGCGTGCCTTCCAGATGGCGCAGCCCTTGTTTGAAGCCTTCGTCGTCCAGATGATAAATCGCCTCCCGCCGCATTGGCAACTGCGGAGCGCGATGCGCCGCGAGAAACAAACGCACCGGCGTCGCGCGGTTTGACCGCCTTAACTCACGCGTCAATTCATACGCAATCAACGCTCCCATGCTGTAGCCAAAAAACGCGAACGGCATATCCATCAGCGGAGCGAGTTGCTCGCTCAAAATTCTCGCCAGCGGCGCGACTTGCGAATAGGGCGGTTCCGACAAACGGTTCTCTCGGCCCGGCAATTGCACGGGACACACATGCACAGAGTCCGGCAGTTGTTCCGCCCAGGTACGGTAAACCGAAGCCCCGCCGCCCGCGAACGGAAAACAAAACAACCGCAGCGTCTGCTTTGAATTCACCGGCGCAGGCTGCACCCAGCGGCTTTGCTTAGAAACGGAATCCATTTAAAAAAACCTCTTTTAAATCCAATTATATGACTTGAGATATCTGCATTATAAACCCACCCCGCCCCGCTGCTCATGCCGGATTCCAAAATAGAACAACAGGCAGGCTTGGGGGCGCCTCTGGGAGCGCCTGTGCAACAAGGGCGGCAAGCCCGCACCGAAGCGAGCAGAGATGCACCCAAGCCTGATATAGATAAACGAAAATTCAAAATAGTCGGCTTTGCAGTTAATTACGAAACCCACCCCACCCCGCTGCTCATGCCAGGGTTCCCACACAGAACAACAGGCAGGCTTGGGGGCGCCTGTGCAACAAGGGCGAAAAGCCCGCACCGAAGCGAGCAGAGATGCACCCAAGCCTGACTGCGACAGGCATTCCGCATCCATGCAGCCGATAGAAACACAAGTGAATCTAGCGTAAATGGACAGGCCATTCTTCCACAGCCGTCTGCTTTAACTCAATTGTCGTCTTACGAACCAATGACCTTTGCCCAGATGAATTCAACAGTTGCACATAAACCGTATGCTCTCCATCTTCACCCGGCAATTGCCAGTTCGCGGTTTGCTTAAACGCGGTCCAATCCCCATCGAAAAATGGAGCGTTTGAAATACGCATCCGCAGCGACGAAGTAGGCGCACTGGTTTCAATGTTCAATTCCACATCACGGTCACTGGTGGTTACGTCGCCGCCATTGATGAAGACCGCGCTTAACGCAGGGCCTGTGGTTTCTTGCGGCGCGGCTTGCCAATCCAAGTCCATATCATCGTTGTCAGCAAACGCCGTCAACGACAGCGTATTTGATTCGCCTTCGAGCAATGGCACAGAACGTCCGTCTATCCACACCCCCGCGCACACGCCGGGGTCGTCGACGCCAGGGCCCGCAGCGCCCCACGACGCCTGGTCGAGCACCCACTCATGGCCCGGCGTTCCCCATTGCGAGGCGGGATAGAGCGCGAAAGTTTCTTGTTGACCGAGCGGTTCCTCCAACCCCAAATCATCCAGCCAAAACTCGACGGAATTTCCAGGGCGTAAAGTATCAGGCGGCAATTGCAACCAGCGGTCAGCCTGTGTTAGATACAAACAATAATCCGCCGTATCGAGAGCGTCCTCACGCAGGACCGACAGCGACAACCTCACTCGCTCTTGCGCGGGAGAGATCGCCGACACGTCAATTCGCGAGAGACACAATCCTGCGGCGAACGCCTGCTTCGCGAACGGCAGAATCTTGATATCGTCAATATAACCACGATAGGTTTGGTTGCCGTTCAAGCCGATCTGAATCGCGTTTCCATTGGGTTCCATCACAAAACGTCCAGCGCTTTCGACAGTGCGTTTGTTGTTGTGATACACGCAGACCAGTTCTCGATTCGAATCAAACGTCCCGGCGATGTGCACCCATTTTCGCGGCGACAGATTTGACTCGATTTCCTTCTCGCCATAATACGCCCGCGCGACAATATCAAACGGACGCGGCATAAAACACGGCTCCCACGGATGAGAATTAAACGGCCCATAGCCCAACATCAATTTATAATTGAATGTGTTGGCGTCGCCTTTGGTCAGAATAACCGGGTTGCTAACGGAGGCGGGTTCTGCGCGAATCCACGCCTCGACGGTAATTGCGCCGGAGAGATCAAGCGATTCGTTGTGCGGAATCGTGAGATAATCCGACTGCCCGGTAATATCAAGCGATTGTCCCAACCGCCCGGCGCCGCGTGTGGCCCCGCCGCGCAAAGTCCCTTCATTATTAAACACGCTCAGGTCCGCCGCCCGCGCTCCATCATCATTAAAATTCATCAACACCCGCGGCCTGAGATCGACCACTTGCAGGGTGAACGTCTGTTCGATGGCGCCTTTTTTTCCGTCGGCGCGAATGCTGATTTCAAACTCGCCGGCGGCGGGCGGCGTCCCGCTCAGCTCGCCCGTTTCAGGGTTCAACGTCAACCAATCCGGCGCTTCCACCAGCGAGACGTCTGGCTGTTGGCTGGTTTGATAATCGACCGCGACGATCCGGTAGAGATACGCTTGTCCGGCGTTGGCTTGATAGTTGGGCTTCGACAAAAACGCCAAACCCTGATCGCGGTTGATCCACTCCGACAAGTCGCCGATGCGCTGATTGACGTAAGTGCGTAAAAACGACACCGAACCGTTGCCCAGTTTCAGCGCGTCGCGCGCTTTGTCGATACGCTCGTTCATCACATCAGAACTGAACAGGTAGCTCAACAGGTTATCAATTTCGCGGTAATACTTCGCGCCAATGACAGGGTGGTTTAGCAACTTATTGATCGTCGGAAACTTGGTCGAACGGATATGGGTGTAATGTTTGCGGTAGTTCAGGACATTATGGTTTGAGTTATAAATGAACGAGCCGTTCAGGTCCCAGGCGAGAACAAAAAACTGTTCGCTGGACGGGTTGTTGTATAAGACATAGTTGTGTCCGTGATCGGTGTAGGGCGAGTCCCAATGCGCCACGCAAGCCGATACCGCCATCCAGCGCATAAAACTGTCTGTATTGATGACCGACTCAGCGCGCGCCAGATAGTCCGGCTCCCACGGTTCCGCTTCGTTTAACACTTTGCAGAAACGAATAATATCGCTGTAGTCGTCTTCTTCTTCATTGGTTTGTTTAAGATAACAGCCGCGATACAAATCGGGGTCGTCGCCCACATACCGCCAGGTGGCTTTGTTTTGCGGCGTCCCATCGAGGGTGGTTTTATAGAGATTGCCATCATCGTTGTTAAAGTACAAACGCTGGCGTAAGAACTGCGAATCGGGGTTCTCAATCGCCACCCGGTACGGCGTCCCGGCGCCGGGTTCTCCGTTGACGTGCAGCCGCACCAGTTCGGTTTCCATGTTTGGAAGCCCGGCTTCCTGATAGAGTTGAAAACTCAAATACTCGCGCAAGATTGTAGCGGAATCGGTTCCGTTAAAATTCAACCGGCGAATCCGGCCCCGATACAACTGGCTATGCGGAAAGCGGATTTTAAAGCGCCCGTTTCGAATGCGCGAGCGCCCGCGATGGCGCACATGCACGTTATAGTAAACCTCATCGCCGTCATAAAACGTCGCGGGGAAATAGTCATCGGTCTGGTAGCGGCTTAAAAATCGCTGATAGACATCCGGCAACATAACGAACCGCAAGACCGAAACCGTTTCGTTGTTCAACGCATTTTCCACCACGGTCAGATAGGGTTGTTCTTCGCCCTGTTCAGGTAACAGGGTCTCGTTGCCTTCGTCGTCTTCGGCTTGAATATAGAAACCCAAAATGCTGCCCAAACTGGCGCCGCGAAAACTTGCGCCATAGACGCCGTCGCCCGCCGCGCCGTCGCCGTGCGCGCCGTCGTCTAACATCTCGACGGGACGATAAGGCGAACCATCGCGCCCCCAATACAGGTTCACCTCGCCCAGCTCGCCGTCAGCGTCATACACCCGCGCAGTCACGGTTACATCTTCGCTAGGCAGTGGAACCTTCGGCGTGTGGTCAACCTCGTACACCAACGGCGCGAGGTCTTCGGTGTAGGCCGAATTTTCTTCGCCGGGCGTTCCGTTTTCTGTTGACGCAGCCCACGACGCAGCCAAAAAAGCCGGTAACGCTGGATTGCGCCGTTCGATTGATGTTCCCAGGCCGTCGGCGGATTCCGGCCAGGGCGCGCGGTCGGAATAATTGACCGCTTCGATCAAACCGCCCGAAGCGTCAAACAAGCGAACGCTATCGCCGGAGTTCGAAAAATTAAATCCAACGCCGCTCGCGTCCGGCCTAAAGCCATACTTCTCCTGGAACACATCTTCATCTTTGGCGATGACGAAATACGTGTCGCGCGAAAGCGAACTTCCAGACGGTACGATAAATTCGTGCGAGTCGAGTTCGTCCTTCAACGTCCATCGTGAAAGATCGACCGTCGAGTCGCCTGCGTTATACAGTTCGATATATTCGAGAGTGTTGTCAGGCCCATGATAGAAAATCTCATTAATGACAATGGCTGATTGCGCGGAATAAGTGAGTAGGCACAATAGTAGGCAGGACATTACGGTTCGCAACATGCAAGAAAACTCCCCTTCACAATGTAAGACGGCAAACAGACAGCCAATTAAATAGTAAGCGATATCAATGAATATATCACAGGATCATAGAAATAGTCATGTTGTCTATGAGAGCGAAAATTATTCGTTCGCCGGGACGGCGCCGATGCGGTCGCGAAACAAC
This sequence is a window from Candidatus Hinthialibacter antarcticus. Protein-coding genes within it:
- a CDS encoding DUF697 domain-containing protein gives rise to the protein MSKSRLKDFSNIADDASTSSTQEEMVIEAEVVSKETISTKDDRAMKIVKRNMYWSMGVSLLPFPLIDLVAITAFQVRSIQQLSDFYDIPFSDHRVKNIIGALVSGLGSAYLGGLLSRSFIKSLPFVGNAVSMASMPIATGAMTYAIGKVFVQHFESGGTFLNFEPKDVHHYFKHYYQEGLQEAAQAGQSA
- a CDS encoding 4'-phosphopantetheinyl transferase superfamily protein — its product is MTIRVYHTQFSAPLPDAQWRRLFEPLPPAIQEQINRYKRWQDQTACLLGKRLLLSALIDAGFSEQCLSDLQYTQYNRPYLDGPGDFNLSHSGEIVVCAISDSSRLGVDVEFNRSIEFQDFQQYMSPTEWHDINAAHQPLERFYHYWTAKESVIKADGRGLSAPLEEVIIKPPLAMLSETTWRLHPLKIAKAHTCHLATDDCDQQICLLPLDFNNMSC
- a CDS encoding cyclic peptide export ABC transporter: MDFFDFLKNESDAFQTNLLVVFAISGLINFLIIVVIIASISTADGNTLQNLIIFAVSIFAFVRTQKYSMDRSTKIVEGVITQIRARLVDKIRRSNLSSFENIGESRLMNLLTQETLTISGAARLFSRLCSTATLLIVGFLFIAYISLTALLITLGLIFFGVLAYRDKKNSHEKDLKEASDKENLYFEKVNHLLDGFKEVKVNDDRNDDLFTNYICKIGEETEALKVRSSEQQTKTIIFAQVFCYLLMGFMIFVFPTIVEVEHSQLVQIVSVILFLTTGPLQEAVGVFPFVERANVAVRNLRDLEAELEHIELETVRPTGRRKPKPFESLVCKDVTYEYNHSQSESQFRIGPINFELHRGEIVFIMGGNGAGKSTFFKVLTGLYFWNRGEIMHNGRRVNKRNLSAYRACFSIVFQDMHLFDRMYGVRKIDNNRVNHLLDIMKLDDKTSILEDGSIENLQLSTGQKKRLALIIGDLENRDICVFDEWAADQDPQFRKYFYETYLPELKKRGKTILAITHDDRYYHKADRIYKMEYGQLIDYKVEPKPGQKKR
- a CDS encoding DUF697 domain-containing protein, with translation MAATPELQPSGHLDEARKIVRKNMYWAMGIGAVPVPIVDLVGIAAFQVKAIKELSDLYGVTFYEHKVKNVIASLVSGFTAPYVAGFLFSSVVKFLPGLGTIMGYASVPVAAGAVTYAMGKVFVQHFEAGGTFLDLNPDKVREYFNSQLQEGAGMAEDASKGAKKTAAAS
- a CDS encoding prohibitin family protein, with the protein product MEEATKPTPKKAGLIRRFGYWIASKRFGMEIFLLICVLLTLFFADRIFITIQSGELGVLYKRFGGTVVDKPPLQEGLHFVLPINIVSVYDVRVQQEEHEYHVLSKDGLRISISVSIRFHPHRDENLNLLHKQIGPEYLKKIIIPEIESALRTIIGKYEPAELYQADYSLLESAISESLMQLTESFVVLDDLLITEIALPPLVQDAIQNKLMEQHNAEKYKYLLQQAEEEAKRKVILATGIRDFQDIVGEGISTQLLQWRGIEATLELAKSPNSKIVIIGNSRDGLPLIFNASDAPTLEQNATNLGSLPSASAGAAMDATEVEKLTSAYSSVFQTPLSTFEKMGSSGLK
- a CDS encoding ParA family protein encodes the protein MRCIAVGNKKGGVGKSTIAVHLGCEFASRNRSVTLYDADEQGTSSNWCARGNLAIQCKTVPIEHPDQAKQFIHQIKSDQSDIVIIDLPPHTREATEAAIAVCDLILIPVTPSGADFTSTGKALALVQEGRTYRNGAPKALLVPSRVDRRTAFGKEISASLAEFNETVGPEIGQRSAFIDSFGLADWVGRSDPKSKAYHEIQLLTDKVEEILK